The window tcgataaccaaAAATTGAAACCactaacaaaaaaagaaaaatgaaatggaaaagaatttggTATACAAAAATGTATATCTATTACTCACTCCACATTATTAGTAACCCAACAAAGATTGACATTCACAGAAAAAGCAAAGCAAAGCAAACACATAGAAACTTACTTGTTTGACATCGTGTTCATCATAAACTCCCTTTtccccccccccttttttttttttctttgattaatggaaaaagaaaagggtaaGTGTTtcctattttaaaatataaaacttgAATTCCAAATATAATCATGTCATACTTATTTGAAGCCAAAAACGAAATCCACAAAATTACACTCCCAAATACCTGTGATTCATAACTTTAGCCACATCACAAATTTCACctaatatttatttaatgacataatatatttataatcgCTATTATTAAATTCGTAACGTCGTTGTATATTAATAGATATTCCACGTCGTTAGTAAATTACGTCAACCAAGAAATAGTCCAAGTCCAGCTCCATCTCCCCCAAATCTTCTTCCCCGCAGCACTGCCTTCTCGCTGCCGGCAGACTTGCCGCCGCCATCTCCAATCCCAACTCATCCACCTCTCCACAATACACCATCTCCTCAATCGGAGTCAAAAAGCTGTCGTAATGGAGCACCGAAGTCGGCGACCAAGCCGCCGTCGTTTTACGCGATTCTACGCCGTCCTCCTCCTTGCTACCGCCGTCCACCGCCGTTTTTACTGCTCCGTCCCCCGAGAAGTTTGTTGCGGCGTTTGGACCCTGGAGTTCTATAGCAGCTCGGTCGTAAACCGCCGCTGCTTCTTCCGCCGTATCGAAGGTTCCGAGCCAAATCCGTTTCCGGAGAATCGGATCTCGAACTTCCGCCGCCCATCGGCCCCACGGTCTCTGCCGGACTCCTCTGAACTTATTCCGGCGAGATGAATTGTTAGACCTTCGTGATCTGGGGTTCCGCTTCTTGCAAATCCCCGAAACGGGGGACTTTGGTGAACTATCAGCAACAGAATGACGTTTTATAGTGATCTCTCTTACGTGTCTCCTAATGGTTGTTCTTGATCCCAAAATCAGTTCATCTTCACTAGAGGAATCAGTAGCGTCGGCGTCGGTGACGATGATCCTAAGAAGCCTTTGCTTCGGTTTTGTAGAGTCACCGGAAGTTAGAGCTTTCCGGCGGCAGTTGGTTTTATGCTCCGATAAAGAAGCCATGTCTCCGACAGACATGTTAGATCTGAAAGAATAATAACAAGCTTGAGGAAGATTTTTGGTTAAGATCACAAATTACAATTGGGGATGTGAAAAGAAAGAGTAACAAAGGAAGAAGAAGCTTAATCAATCTGTAAAATCCGCAAAACAACGAAGAAGAAGGATCAATCGCAAAAAAATCATCAAAGATAGCTTCTCACTaacaaattgaagaagaaacaTATGAAAGGATTAGCTACCAAGAAAACCCTTTTCAGTTCAGAAAACAGAgtgaggaagaaaaagaagaagaagcgaaAATGGGAAGACTTTGGAGAGAAAATGGGAAGGGAAGACTTGGGAGTGGAAAACCCAATTCTTCGAGTAAGAAGATTGAAGACAGATATATAGGAATTTAGTGTAAAGAATCACAAAATGTCCCACCCCGTGAAAATTGGCCACGTTGTTATAATTCTGATAGGTTTCTTCAATTCAAGTTTATAAGAGAGACAATTATCTTCGTGGAGACGAACAGATCAAAGTTGACAAAATAGTTGAATCTATGTACCTCTTAGCAACAATGCCACTTTGTTacttataataattaagttATTAGGCAGCCTCCTCAATATAGATTACATTATAAGACAAGATGTAACTCATTTATTAGCCATTGGTAGAAATCGTTTGAAATTACGTTACAAGACGTCCCTCGCAACTCAACTCTTTCACAAAGGCTTAGCCAATGATATATGTTGGATGAAACAATCTTACCATTGGTCAACAACGAGCAATAAACACATGCATTGTTTCAAACTCATATTTGACTTAGAGACAATTATAGTCTAGTGCACGGTAAGTTCACACTACCAACTTTTCAACTAAGTGGTGATCAAAGCAATCAATGTCCTGCTATTGTAAAGATATCTAAAGATTCATTATATCcaacattatttaaaatcaCATTATTTAGGATTTGTAAAGAATGTATCGACTATACTACCATACCAAGAAATCTTCTAATACACCCACAAGGCAAGTTAAAAGAAAGATACAATCAAAGAGAACCAAGGCTTGATATTTTGTCTCTCTCCTACTTCCCTATTTCCCACTAGGATCTGAAGAGTCTCACAGGTGTGTGGATGTGAAGATGGACTCCCTATTTGACCAGCATCTATCTACTACTAAAAGTCAAAGTATATGTGCTCTAAAATAAATCTAGATTCTTCTCTGCAGTGAAAGTGATATTTATAATCTCAAGTTAATAGTTGTGATTTGGTGAAAGAATGATAAATGATAAATGATGATCAATAATACCGGTGACGAAACAAGCTCTTTGTCACATCTTTGATATTTGACATCTTTCATCAAAGATAAGAGGGACACGTTGATATTTCGCAATCCATCTCCTAATAATAGGCTTCCCCACCAAACCTAAACCCTTATAAATACAAAATGATCACAGCTCAACCCCTAAACCGATGATCAAGAAGTTGGAAAGAACTGTGCATATTGTTAGAGAAAATATGCCTAGAGACTGGAAGGTATTAGAACGATCCTCATTCGGGGTGTAGGGCAATCAAACAACTTTTTAAACTCATAACAAATATGGAAAACAATCATTTGACAATAAGGAGTAATATAAGTTACAGATCTTCCATTATATAATTTCTTCAAATCAATATTCACAATAAAAGTCAGGTTCCTTGCAAAAAAAATTAAGTCTTACGAATACAGAGGCCTTCATTTCTTTCACTTCATGGAAAACAACTTTCAAAGGGAACTTCTATCTTCGCAGGCTGAGTTGGGTGAGGCTGTAGTCCACTATCCCATAGCATACTTTTGAGTCCAGCTACGTGCTGTTGCTTCATACTTGGTTCTATCAGTCTTGTACATGTGAGCAATTTCAGGAACGAGAGGATCGTCAGGGTTGGGATCAGTTAACAGAGAGCATATGGACAACAGCACCTGAAATATATTTAGTTCATATTAAAGCCCGATTATAAGAGATAGGACCTTTTGCGGGAATAAAAAAGTTACAACAACTGTCAAAggttagaaagtaaagaaaagaaaccaGAGGGATATGACAAACGCTCAAGTCAACATACAGCACCCTGAAACACCAGCTCATAGTAGAAAAGATGTATTTGGAGAACCATAAATGTAACAAAGCAAGATCCATATACCCAAATTCCTGATTTTCTGTGATTATATAATAGAAAACAAAGCAAGATCCATACAATTATCCCGCTTAAGTCAAAAAGGATCAAAGGACTGCTTCCCTAGATTTTCAATCATGTGATTCAATTCAAAGAGAAGACATTTCACTGCTTCACAATGGTCAGTGTTGTTTAATAAAAGAGAAGGGGGGAGAGGTTGCAATCAAGATAAACTAATCTTTCCACGAGAAAATATTCAAACACTAGGAGTTGAGACATTCTGACAACAGGTATGGGTAACTATCACTATCAAGCATCAAGttaagaaaatttgaaattatgggaacattttttaaaggaaaagtTATGCAACAATTTAAAGGTGTAAGATTTGACCAGCATTAAGTGATCCAGACTCCACCCAATGATAATAACCTCTTGATTTAAAATACATTACTTATGGAAAATCTAATAACACACTTATCGAACAGAGAATCTGTACTTGGGAAAAACAAAGATCGATATAAATTCGGAAACAAGAACATCTCATTTCTACGTAGTGCAAAATAACACACGAAATACAAATTTCAAGGCCATTCAATCATACTTCACTGCGTCCAGAAGACAAAACATACAAGTAATTTATTAGTTCTGGAAAACATGACAATTCCGTTTGAACAAATACCAAATTGTGGCAGCAAAACGAAGAACCAGATGCTTTACAAAAAAACAGAGAACGTGTGCAAACAACAATTATCCAAGTTAGAAACTAGTTTAATTGGTTAGTGCCGTGAGACTGTAAATTCAAACTAACCTTAGAAACAGTTAGCGCAGGGCTCCACTGTTCCTTAAGGATGTCCAGACATATGCTTCCGTTGCTGTTAATGTTTGGGTGGAACACCTTTGTCCTAAAAGCAACCTGCCAGGTTTAAAAGGTTGAGTTTAGTGAAAACTCGCAACAAAACAATCTCGATATGTTGAAAAGTTGGACTATCCCACTGTCAAGATCACAATCTTATATTCATACTTTTCTAATTCGAGTAAGTTGGGATTAGACTCGCACGGGTCATATCAGAACATAATGGTATAAGAAATAACAGAAAAACAAACGCAAACAACCAAGCTAGAAAGGATTTCACCTTTGGGGGCTTGAAAGGATAGTCTGGAGGGAAATGAATAGAAACTAAGAATACACCTCCTGAATATGGAGAATCAGCAGGGCCCATGATAGTTGCTTGCCAATGAAACATGTCTTCAGCCACAGGACCTAAGAAGACAATAACCCATAAGAACTTCAAGGTACTTTTTGCAGTCCACAAGATTAAACTGAAGAATtcttaaaaacaaacaaaaaaccCAAAACTTATAATCTGACTATAAAAGTTTAATGATCTTGATGGAGAAACAAATAACTAATTAAGAGCTGAAAAGGGGGCAGACCATATTTGACAAATTCAAAATAGATAAGAAACCAAAAATACATTGTCGCATTAACAACAAACATTCCAGGAATCCCACTATGTTCAGAGCAAGAACAAGAAGATGCCAAATGAGCGAAGAGTTCAGGAATAAAACGGAAGAGAAAAGGGGGGGGTAAAGATTACATACCAGCACTGCAAGACGTAGGAGGATCCTTCTGTAAATCCTTGAGCTCTTTAAGAATACGCTTTGAAGCCATTAATTCCTCGAGTACAAACGTGAAATCTGAAACCCCAAACACAAAAGAGGCCAGAAATGTTCAATCATAAGAAAAAACATCTAAAGCAAGCAAGAAAGCAGCTGATGAACAATAAAAAGCAGTTGATTATAGAGATGAAGTGAAGAAAAAATACCTTGGGAGATAGATCGAGAAAGAAGGGTTTCAAATTttggaggaggaagaagagaaggtGTGGTGAAGACAGAGAATCTTCGCAGAGGATTAAATAATAAAGAGAGAGATATTAGAGGCTTctagaattattttttttccattctcgaatttctaattaattgattttttttttttaattttaattaataaattatttacttatttatttatttgtaagAGATTCGTCGAATCCTTCCGTTAGGTCGGTGTTGTATTGCAGTCTTCAAATATCGACGTCCACCTAAATATTTTACCCTCACTtccttttaaaaatttataacaacaaaaaaggtaaaagaaaattaaattcaaatgaTTAAATGAgtacatttattatttttaaataagttTGTAAACATATCACTTTAcctaatatttatatttacatttaCATTGCTCTCATTTTTATAAACATGGTTAAATCTTTATTGCTTCCATCTAggtccctttttttttttaattgttttcatCCGGTACATATtagttttccttttttctttaatataaaTTAGAGTGATAAGATTTGAATTAGTGATTTTTTATCTTTGGATACATATAGGTGTCACTAATTGAGCTGACCTTTTGTTGAcacatattaattattattaagctAAGTTTATTTTGGTTATTTACCATTATATTGAAATGGATTAATAGAGCGTAGAAAAATTAATACATGGAAGATTTGAACCTCTCTTCTTAGGTTGAGGTTGTATTTGACTCTACTTCACTTTAACTTATAAAAATTACTTATGGATTGCATTTTAAATTACAATCTTGGTTTCTAAATTTTGAGgtttgtatatattttattttgtttatagacttctaaaattataaagtttgtttttaaacttttacattttttttaaagatttacATAACTACTAGACATTAAGCATAAGTTCACTTTTATGTCTTACAAATCATTTATTTTCAATGACTTATTTTAGTGCAATCAAAATCTGAGAATGAGAATTGAATCTCCAACTTATAGACTAGAAAGGCGTATTAGTTAAGCTCATTTTGATACTTCTATAGTCTATTTAACGATCGAAACAAATTAGAAAATCAATTAACACAAACGACAAGAAGATCAAGTTAGGCCAAAAAAGGTCCAAAAAGTCACACAGAGAGTTTTACTCTGAAGTGGGTAGGGAGTATAAATATGAGAGCAGCTGCAAAAGTGAAGATAGCGAGAGCAAATGGTCTTTGCCCCAAGTGCAGAATAAGAAAAGACGATTTGCACCAAATTTACTTGTAAGATTTCAGAAAATTAGGTAAATGTTGTTCTACATCTGCTCCGAGAAGTCCAAGAGAACCGATAGTTTGGATATCTATCTATGTATCCAATACTTCTCATTTAGTTCACAAAgaatgtatttttttattaaggACAAAAATGAGATATATCAAAAGTTCAGAAATGGGAAAGAAGtcgttgttattattattattttttaaaaaaattgaataataaATACACTAATTTAaccattattaaaaaaaaaaaagttaaaacacttgttatttgttttattcaaaAGGTTAGTATTTTAGGGCCCGTTTGTTAACGTTTTTGTtccctgtttcttgtttctgtttccattttttaagaaacagaagtgtttgataacgttccttgtttctcgttctaaaaaaaaagtagaaacgtttctcattttataaggaattattgggaacaaaaaaaagtagtttcttctgttccgtttctcaattgcttctattggtttcatttttctcaatttatttctatttgtttcgttttccttttctcaattacttttatttttttcctttcatttttctcaattatatttattggctttttttctttttctcaattatttttattggtttcattttcatttttctcaattatttttatttcttttcttttcctttttctcaattatttttattggtttcgtTTAActgtttctcaattatttttattggtttcattttcctttttctcaattatttttattgtttccttttccttttctcaattatttttattggtttccttttccttttatctccatcgtcttctccaaataatcatcctcttcctctttcactcatcgtttttctctgcacactgtcttcctcttcacctctcatcgtctttctcaacaacccgaactcttcctcttcgtcggatccatagtttttgcctgattgttcctcttcgtcggatccatagttttcatcttcctctttgtgcaaatctgggttttcgttgtgggtttttctctaaagcatcataggttaagagttaaaggttaaattttgttttgtttctttcaattctgaatattgaagacataataacttactttaaaattaatattaaattctagatgtcacgaaATAACAACGagattgttgaaattgatggattaaaaagagaaattgcctgagtgagtaagagatgatattgccaatcaaatttggcaacatttgaaggataaatataattttatgtttatgttattatttttattcgtgcattgatacttcttcgtattaaatgaataaacttttgataattttatttgttatgtttgatggatagacctatatttttgtttaatgtttaattgaagtagatgtgaaaaataaaaaataaatctaaaagaaaatcaataaacaagaaacagttatcaaacacattttttgtttctgttttttttttcaagaaacaagaaatagaaacagttatcaaacgcattactatttcttgttttaaaaaaagaagaaacagaaaacaggaaacaggaaacaagaaacaagaaacaagaaacagaaaataagaacgttaccaaacgagCCCTTAATCTTGAATTTTTATAAATGCTTCAAAATGCacccattaaataaaaatttcttaaattttttaataaaattcaaaattttgtgaCCTAAAACAATGCTAGATTTCTTAAAAACATATTCCTTATTCTAcaatttaatttgtaatttaaattttaaattagatggaaatattttcttttaagaataCAATTTTAAATTAGCTGAgtgtatattttaaaatatataaaaaataaaaaatattggAATAATTTATTTTGCTTCTTATTTGGCATGATTAGTATCCAAAAAATTTTAGGCAAAAGAAAAAGttaccaaaaataattaattacgagtaaattaagaaataccaacattttacattattatttatagaacaaatataattatatatggTAAATTGTTTTAGATAATTATACCCAAAATTTAAGTATGTCAAAAAAAAGTTTCCAAAAATAACTTGTTACGAgtaaattaggaaaaaaaagtcgcattttatattattatttatggaACAAGTATAATTAAATATGGTAAATTGTTTTATCTAATAAAaaagtaattatatatatacacatggcAAGGTTGGTCAGACAAGTTGCGGTAGTCGAAGAGGGTCCACGACTTCAATGCCTTTCTATGACTTCACCTAGTCATGAATCCATCCACAATTTCATTATCCTATTTATTAGGATAGTTTTCCTCAGATATTATTTTTTAccttattcttttttaaataacattattttaaaaaaactctGGATTAAGAgacatattttcaaattttgacttctCATGGGAGAAACGTTGGCATGTGCTTTAAATATCTCCAAACATACAGAGAATAAGAAGCTAGAATTAAATGGCCAGAGAGCCATGCAAAGCTGAACATGGGATCCACTTCGTAGTTTGCACTAAGATGTTAGGAAAATTTGAACCAAGCATTGAAAAACATAACAAACTAGTGTATCCAAATCAAAGGGCAGTTTTCATTGGTTCACATTCAATCATTCCTAAACAGACTTAAGAATCAGATGCACTCTACAAAGTACACACTCATACAAGCCAAAGGTCTGGGGGTAAATGTTTGAAAGCAGTATTGTGCATCTGCTTAAAGAAAATGGCTGAACTTACCTCCTAATTTGCACAATTATACCTCCTCGATTAATGAAAATCAACACAATCTTAATGAAAGAATTCATGGGGTCTGCACATTTGAGTCCTTTGATTTGTTCTCTTCGGAAGATGGCCGGTTCTCCGAGTCAGATTGCCGGATTTCTTCAATCATTCTAACTACTTCGTCCATGTTTGGTCTCATGTCCGGCAACTTCGCTACACAAGTCATTGCTATTTGTAACATCTGCACCATCTCTTCTTCAATATTCTGGTATCTCATTAACTCAACATCGAAAACCTCAGCTGTCCATTCCTCCCTCACAACCGATTGGACCCAACGAGGAAGATCGACCATTTCGTCACGACCAGGTGATTGGAGGGGAGCTTTTCCAGTTAACATTTCAAGAAGAAGAACGCCAAAACTGTAAACATCTGACTTGTGTGTGTGTTTGCGAGCTTCAATTACTTCAGGCGCACGATAACCTGCAGTTCGAGAAGTTGGGACATTCATAAGAGGGGTAAGGCCAAAGTCAGAGACACAAGCATTAATTTCTTGAATTAGGAGAACATTGGAGGCCTTGATATTTCCATGGGTGAATTTTGGACCACCCACTGCATGAATATGAGCAATTCCCTTTGCTGTTGCAAGAGCAATTTTCACTCTTGAGTCCCAGTCAAGTGGAGTTCTTTCCCCTCCTCTGTTTCCTGTTATAAAATATATAGCTAACGTGAGATATATGAACATGGTTCGTGGCATTCCATGAGTTGGTAGGTAACTAGTAGC is drawn from Cucumis melo cultivar AY chromosome 11, USDA_Cmelo_AY_1.0, whole genome shotgun sequence and contains these coding sequences:
- the LOC103496254 gene encoding ethylene-responsive transcription factor ERF069-like, with product MSVGDMASLSEHKTNCRRKALTSGDSTKPKQRLLRIIVTDADATDSSSEDELILGSRTTIRRHVREITIKRHSVADSSPKSPVSGICKKRNPRSRRSNNSSRRNKFRGVRQRPWGRWAAEVRDPILRKRIWLGTFDTAEEAAAVYDRAAIELQGPNAATNFSGDGAVKTAVDGGSKEEDGVESRKTTAAWSPTSVLHYDSFLTPIEEMVYCGEVDELGLEMAAASLPAARRQCCGEEDLGEMELDLDYFLVDVIY
- the LOC103496253 gene encoding ubiquitin-conjugating enzyme E2 28; translated protein: MASKRILKELKDLQKDPPTSCSAGPVAEDMFHWQATIMGPADSPYSGGVFLVSIHFPPDYPFKPPKVAFRTKVFHPNINSNGSICLDILKEQWSPALTVSKVLLSICSLLTDPNPDDPLVPEIAHMYKTDRTKYEATARSWTQKYAMG